In Bombus huntii isolate Logan2020A chromosome 3, iyBomHunt1.1, whole genome shotgun sequence, a single genomic region encodes these proteins:
- the LOC126864300 gene encoding uncharacterized protein LOC126864300 isoform X1 — protein MVQAVGRVFVVPVMTALLTLFVDQVSSRLCNGGHVCSPPKYCCSGGCCYAVFQLHSASDMFNFLIWTYWYLWAAVLVGLAIAAACGCWLWKRHHSCHHRAWSPEIVEDFTSSDRGSSVSWYSPPRYSRSGSFVQALPPPYNEVTAKPNLYPLVIGYDEGSGKGTSGFVMRYFRSLSHASTLDSLGSSFICNMVNEANTIIPPPYSCNNSVDELSAVECARMDNIDVGSVVSLANHRTTSDISSLAAQSPCSPPRATSPTIELRELLDKIQQLPQLPGGHSTVLSCYQNRPQVLCTSNANGSTQRPLSPGDIGTCKTRRTRGKMYMPLGPSSSKNKTKRWMSRSAPTTPSGTIPMSFLPGQSRRPSETDNNNRQVVPLLSEQDETESNNVDQLNDIPLLSEQEEDRQQT, from the exons ATGGTGCAAGCTGTAGGCCGCGTGTTCGTTGTGCCCGTGATGACAGCACTCCTGACGCTATTCGTCGATCAA GTGTCTTCTAGGCTGTGCAATGGGGGGCACGT CTGCTCTCCTCCAAAATACTGCTGTTCCGGTGGCTGTTGTTACGCTGTATTTCAGCTGCACTCTGCATCAGACATGTTTAATTTCTTGATTTGGACATATTGGTATTTATG GGCAGCGGTGCTTGTTGGATTGGCTATAGCAGCAGCATGTGGCTGCTGGTTATGGAAGCGCCACCATTCATGTCATCATCGTGCCTGGTCTCCAGAAATAGTAGAAGATTTTACTTCTTCTGACAGAGGATCTTCAGTATCATGGTATTCACCACCACGTTACAGCCGCTCTGGTTCCTTTGTTCAAGCATTACCACCTCCATATAATGAG GTTACAGCCAAACCAAATCTGTACCCACTAGTTATTGGATATGACGAAGGATCTGGCAAAGGAACCTCAGGATTTGTAATGCGTTATTTCAGATCACTCTCACATGCAAGCACGCTAGATTCGTTAGGTTCAAGTTTTATCTGTAATATGGTGAATGAAGCAAATACAATAATTCCACCACCATATTCGTGTAATAATAGTGTTGACGAGTTGTCCGCAGTAGAATGTGCGAGAATGGATAATATTGATGTTGGATCGGTTGTATCATTGGCTAATCATAGGACTACCTCTGACATATCGAGTCTAGCTGCTCAATCTCCGTGTTCACCACCGCGGGCTACTAGTCCAACGATAGAG TTACGTGAATTGTTAGACAAGATTCAACAGCTACCCCAACTACCTGGTGGGCATAGCACTGTTTTGTCTTGTTACCAGAATCGGCCACAAGTTTTATGTACGTCAAATGCAAACGGCTCTACGCAACGGCCTCTAAGTCCAGGGGACATTGGAACATGTAAAACTAGACGGACGCGAGGAAAAATGTATATGCCATTGGGACCTTCAAGTTCGAAGAACAAGACTAAACGATGGATGTCGCGATCAGCGCCAACGACACCATCGGGCACAATACCAATGTCTTTTTTGCCTGGACAAAGTAGACGACCTTCCGAAACAGATAATAATAATCGGCAAGTAGTTCCTTTGCTTTCGGAACAAGATGAAACGGAGAGCAATAACGTGGATCAGTTGAACGACATTCCATTATTATCCGAACAAGAAGAAGACCGACAGCAAACATGA
- the LOC126864300 gene encoding uncharacterized protein LOC126864300 isoform X2: MFNFLIWTYWYLWAAVLVGLAIAAACGCWLWKRHHSCHHRAWSPEIVEDFTSSDRGSSVSWYSPPRYSRSGSFVQALPPPYNEVTAKPNLYPLVIGYDEGSGKGTSGFVMRYFRSLSHASTLDSLGSSFICNMVNEANTIIPPPYSCNNSVDELSAVECARMDNIDVGSVVSLANHRTTSDISSLAAQSPCSPPRATSPTIELRELLDKIQQLPQLPGGHSTVLSCYQNRPQVLCTSNANGSTQRPLSPGDIGTCKTRRTRGKMYMPLGPSSSKNKTKRWMSRSAPTTPSGTIPMSFLPGQSRRPSETDNNNRQVVPLLSEQDETESNNVDQLNDIPLLSEQEEDRQQT, translated from the exons ATGTTTAATTTCTTGATTTGGACATATTGGTATTTATG GGCAGCGGTGCTTGTTGGATTGGCTATAGCAGCAGCATGTGGCTGCTGGTTATGGAAGCGCCACCATTCATGTCATCATCGTGCCTGGTCTCCAGAAATAGTAGAAGATTTTACTTCTTCTGACAGAGGATCTTCAGTATCATGGTATTCACCACCACGTTACAGCCGCTCTGGTTCCTTTGTTCAAGCATTACCACCTCCATATAATGAG GTTACAGCCAAACCAAATCTGTACCCACTAGTTATTGGATATGACGAAGGATCTGGCAAAGGAACCTCAGGATTTGTAATGCGTTATTTCAGATCACTCTCACATGCAAGCACGCTAGATTCGTTAGGTTCAAGTTTTATCTGTAATATGGTGAATGAAGCAAATACAATAATTCCACCACCATATTCGTGTAATAATAGTGTTGACGAGTTGTCCGCAGTAGAATGTGCGAGAATGGATAATATTGATGTTGGATCGGTTGTATCATTGGCTAATCATAGGACTACCTCTGACATATCGAGTCTAGCTGCTCAATCTCCGTGTTCACCACCGCGGGCTACTAGTCCAACGATAGAG TTACGTGAATTGTTAGACAAGATTCAACAGCTACCCCAACTACCTGGTGGGCATAGCACTGTTTTGTCTTGTTACCAGAATCGGCCACAAGTTTTATGTACGTCAAATGCAAACGGCTCTACGCAACGGCCTCTAAGTCCAGGGGACATTGGAACATGTAAAACTAGACGGACGCGAGGAAAAATGTATATGCCATTGGGACCTTCAAGTTCGAAGAACAAGACTAAACGATGGATGTCGCGATCAGCGCCAACGACACCATCGGGCACAATACCAATGTCTTTTTTGCCTGGACAAAGTAGACGACCTTCCGAAACAGATAATAATAATCGGCAAGTAGTTCCTTTGCTTTCGGAACAAGATGAAACGGAGAGCAATAACGTGGATCAGTTGAACGACATTCCATTATTATCCGAACAAGAAGAAGACCGACAGCAAACATGA
- the LOC126864330 gene encoding U6 snRNA-associated Sm-like protein LSm7 isoform X1, with the protein MSAAKQQQNAHGEPKERKKKESILDLSKYLEKNIRVKFAGGREAAGILKGYDPLLNLVLDNTTEYLRDPDDPYKLNQDTRMLGLVVCRGTSVVLICPVDGMESIQNPFIQQEG; encoded by the exons ATGTCT GCGGCGAAACAG CAACAAAATGCTCACGGAGAaccgaaagaaagaaaaaagaaagaaagtatTCTTGATCTTTCAAAATACttagagaaaaatattagaGTGAAGTTCGCCGGCGGAAGAGAAGCTGCAGGGATTTTGAAAGGCTATGATCCTCTCCTCAATTTGGTACTGGATAATACCACAGAATACCTGAGAG ATCCCGATGATCCATACAAATTAAATCAGGATACTCGTATGTTAGGTTTAGTTGTATGTAGGGGTACATCTGTTGTACTTATTTGTCCAGTAGATGGAATGGAATCTATCCAAAATCCTTTTATACAACAAGAAGGTTAA
- the LOC126864330 gene encoding U6 snRNA-associated Sm-like protein LSm7 isoform X2, with protein MSQQNAHGEPKERKKKESILDLSKYLEKNIRVKFAGGREAAGILKGYDPLLNLVLDNTTEYLRDPDDPYKLNQDTRMLGLVVCRGTSVVLICPVDGMESIQNPFIQQEG; from the exons ATGTCT CAACAAAATGCTCACGGAGAaccgaaagaaagaaaaaagaaagaaagtatTCTTGATCTTTCAAAATACttagagaaaaatattagaGTGAAGTTCGCCGGCGGAAGAGAAGCTGCAGGGATTTTGAAAGGCTATGATCCTCTCCTCAATTTGGTACTGGATAATACCACAGAATACCTGAGAG ATCCCGATGATCCATACAAATTAAATCAGGATACTCGTATGTTAGGTTTAGTTGTATGTAGGGGTACATCTGTTGTACTTATTTGTCCAGTAGATGGAATGGAATCTATCCAAAATCCTTTTATACAACAAGAAGGTTAA
- the LOC126864290 gene encoding chitin deacetylase 1: MKSKLRSLFLLALFFSANTSLGKEKSQDTPCIDDNKFYRNPNAPAHNVWSPGECAKYYLCLDNEVFEFRCSQGLLFDVSRQVCDFKANVDNCDVMSESQPPRPLLEDGDCGEKHLACGDGTCFPATYFCDGSVDCPDGSDEGWCDIQDDPNGALPCNPEQCQLPNCWCSKDGTQIPGNLTTSMVPQMITITFDDAVNAENFEVFSKIFSNDRKNPNGCPIRGTFYVSHQYTNYRDVQYLWNVGHEIAAHSVTHRGPEDWWSRNATIEDWFDEMVGVANIINKYAAVRLEDIKGLRTPFLRVGWNRQFLMMSEFGFVYDSSMIAPFSNVPVWPYTLDYRPPHNCVGLEQLCPTRAYPGVWELPINQLLAGQYTCARMDSCPSDLSGEDVYKILMLNFKKHYLSNRAPLGLHFHASWFQNPSYFYAFSKFTDDVLRLNDVYFITTYQVIEWMRKPTSLNAIETFKPWQCNWRKFQPFEIACNLPNSCKLPSRVLKSYRYLHTCFDCPKEYPWLRNEFGME; the protein is encoded by the exons ATGAAATCGAAGCTGCGTTCTCTGTTCCTGCTCGCGCTCTTCTTTTCCG CGAACACGTCACTAGGAAAAGAGAAATCACAAGACACACCGTGTATCGACGATAACAAGTTTTATCGAAATCCCAATGCACCGGCGCATAATGTTTGGTCGCCTGGCGAATGTGCCAAGTATTATCTTTGCTTAG ATAACGAAGTGTTTGAATTCAGATGCTCTCAGGGGTTGCTGTTCGATGTTTCCAGACAAGTATGTGATTTCAAGGCGAACGTCGACAACTGCGATGTAATGTCAG AGTCGCAACCACCGAGACCGCTCCTCGAGGACGGTGATTGCGGAGAGAAACATTTAGCTTGCGGGGATGGTACGTGCTTCCCAGCTACGTACTTCTGCGATGGAAGCGTTGATTGTCCAGATGGTTCCGACGAAGGCTGGTGCG ATATTCAAGATGATCCAAATGGCGCGCTACCTTGTAACCCGGAGCAATGTCAGTTGCCGAATTGTTGGTGCTCCAAGGACGGAACGCAAATTCCTGGAAATTTGACGACATCGATGGTACCGCAAATGATAACAATTACATTTGATGATGCCGTAAACGCGGAGAATTTTGAGGTTTTCTCTA aaatattttcaaacgatAGAAAAAATCCCAATGGATGTCCTATTCGAGGAACTTTCTACGTCAGTCACCAGTATACTAATTATAGAGACGTACAATATTTATGGAACGTTGGACACGAAATCGCCGCGCACTCCGTCac GCATCGAGGACCGGAAGATTGGTGGTCGAGAAATGCCACCATCGAGGACTGGTTCGACGAAATGGTCGGTGTGgcgaatattattaataaatatgcTGCAGTTCGTTTAGAAGATATTAAAG GTTTGAGAACGCCATTTTTACGAGTTGGTTGGAATCGACAGTTTTTAATGATGTCAGAGTTTGGATTTGTCTACGACTCGTCCATGATAGCGCCGTTTTCTAATGTACCTGTATGGCCTTACACATTGGACTACAGACCACCGCACAATTGCGTAGGTCTCGAGCAACTTTGCCCAACTCGTGCGTATCCAGGTGTTTGGGAACTACCAATAAATCAACTTTTGGCAGGT CAATACACCTGCGCAAGAATGGATTCGTGTCCTTCGGACTTGTCAGGTGAAGatgtatacaaaatattgatgctgaattttaaaaaacattACCTTAGCAACCGTGCGCCTCTGGGTCTACATTTTCATGCATCTTGGTTCCAAAATCCGTCGTACTTTTACGCATTTAGT aaatttacgGACGACGTACTGCGATTGAACGATGTCTACTTCATAACGACTTATCAGGTAATCGAATGGATGCGTAAACCAACATCCTTAAATGCAATTGAAACGTTTAAGCCGTGGCAATGTAACTGGCGAAAATTCCAGCCGTTCGAAATCGCTTGCAATTTACCGAATAGTTGCAAATTACCAAGTAGAGTTCTTAAATCGTATCGCTATTTACATACATGTTTTGATTGTCCTAAAGAGTATCCTTGGTTGAGGAATGAATTTGGAATGGAATAA
- the LOC126864324 gene encoding sarcoplasmic calcium-binding protein, alpha chain isoform X1, whose translation MAYSWNNRVDFIVRFLYDTDNNGILEKHDFECMALKMTLIEGKGEFSYGRYQENLHIMLSLWEEIAELADFNKDGIVTIEEFKEAVQRSCVGRKYQDFPQAMKMFIDSHFKIVDLNDDGVIAADEFRYNCVTRIPVDNVNILDEAYQNLLNDDDRRRGGLTLSRYQELYAQFLGNPDENCPAVHLFGPLHAMD comes from the exons ATGGCCTACAGCTGGAACAATCGAGTAGATTTCATTGTAAGATTTCTTTACG ACACAGATAACAATGGCATATTGGAGAAACACGATTTCGAATGCATGGCTCTTAAGATGACTTTGATCGAGGGAAAAGGAGAATTCAGTTACGGCCGTTATCAGGAAAATCTGCACATTATGCTTTCTCTATGGGAAGAAATTGCAGAACTCGCCGACTTCAATAAA GATGGTATTGTAACTATCGAGGAGTTCAAAGAAGCAGTACAAAGAAGTTGCGTCGGACGAAAGTATCAAGATTTCCCACAAGCGATGAAAATGTTTATCGACAGTCATTTTAAAATAGTAGATTTAAATG ACGACGGTGTAATCGCTGCCGATGAATTTCGCTATAATTGCGTAACAAGGATTCCTGTAGACAACGTAAATATTTTGGACGAAGCGTACCAAAATCTTCTTAAT GATGATGACCGAAGGCGCGGAGGACTAACTTTATCGCGTTATCAAGAATTGTACGCGCAATTCCTTGGCAACCCGGACGAAAATTGTCCAGCAGTTCATCTGTTTGGTCCTCTGCATGCGATGGATTAa
- the LOC126864324 gene encoding sarcoplasmic calcium-binding protein, alpha chain isoform X2 encodes MALKMTLIEGKGEFSYGRYQENLHIMLSLWEEIAELADFNKDGIVTIEEFKEAVQRSCVGRKYQDFPQAMKMFIDSHFKIVDLNDDGVIAADEFRYNCVTRIPVDNVNILDEAYQNLLNDDDRRRGGLTLSRYQELYAQFLGNPDENCPAVHLFGPLHAMD; translated from the exons ATGGCTCTTAAGATGACTTTGATCGAGGGAAAAGGAGAATTCAGTTACGGCCGTTATCAGGAAAATCTGCACATTATGCTTTCTCTATGGGAAGAAATTGCAGAACTCGCCGACTTCAATAAA GATGGTATTGTAACTATCGAGGAGTTCAAAGAAGCAGTACAAAGAAGTTGCGTCGGACGAAAGTATCAAGATTTCCCACAAGCGATGAAAATGTTTATCGACAGTCATTTTAAAATAGTAGATTTAAATG ACGACGGTGTAATCGCTGCCGATGAATTTCGCTATAATTGCGTAACAAGGATTCCTGTAGACAACGTAAATATTTTGGACGAAGCGTACCAAAATCTTCTTAAT GATGATGACCGAAGGCGCGGAGGACTAACTTTATCGCGTTATCAAGAATTGTACGCGCAATTCCTTGGCAACCCGGACGAAAATTGTCCAGCAGTTCATCTGTTTGGTCCTCTGCATGCGATGGATTAa